AAGATCAATGGGAATAGAGGTAAAAGAATAATGCCATCAAAAAGATTTAAAAAATTACCAGAGAATACTAACACTCTACCTTCTGAGAGTTTTGAGAAATTAGTATCATTAGTTAAACAGAATTGTACAACTAAATTTGACGAGTCAATTGATTTAAGTTTTCAAATTAATAACAAACAAAAAAAAAGCGAAATTAATATAAGAACTGCTGTTAATCTACCCGGTGGAACTGGAAAAACCGTAAAAGTTGCAGTTGTGTGTGAGGATAATAAATCTCAGGAAGCAAAAGACGCCGGTGCAGATATTGTTGGAGGAGATGAGTTTGTAGAAAAAATAAAAGGTGGTGAATTAAATTTTGAAAAATTAATCTGTACGCCTGGTATGATGATAAAACTATCGAAATTAGGTAAAGTTTTAGGTCCAAAAGGTTTAATGCCAAATCCTAAACTTGGTTCAGTAACAAATGATTTAGCAAAAGCTGTTTCTGATGCAAAGTCTGGACAAGTGGAGATTAGAAACGATAAAGATGGAAATATTGGTGTCAGCATAGGAAAAAAATCTTTTGATGATGAAAAATTAGTTAAAAATTATAATGCAATCATTGATGCATTAGAGAAAGAAAAAGCAAACAATACTCTTAAAGGTGATTTGGTTAAACAAGCTTTTGTAACATCATCTATGGGAATTTCTTATAAAGTAAAATTAGGTAAGAGCATTTAATTATGATGAATAAAGAGCAAAAGAAGCAGTACATTAGTGATATGTCAACTCAGTTTGATAAATCGGAGGCTGTAATAGTTACTCATTATCAAGGCTTAACAGTTTCTCAGTTAGATGAATTAAGAAAACAAATGAGAGAACATGGTATTAAATTTAAAATAACTAATAATAGAATTACAAAATTAGCTTTAGAAAAAACTAGATGTAAAGATTTGTCAGATTTATTCAGTGGCCCAACAGCTGTAGCAATGTCTGAGGATGCAATTACATCTGCAAAAATACTAACAAAATTTTCTAAAGAGAATCAGAATTTAAAAATTTTAGGTGGTATAATGGGTTCTGACGTTTTAGATGTTGCAGGAGTTCAAAATGTTGCGACATTACCATCTCTAGATGAAGCAAGAGCAAAAATAGTAGGTATTTTAAGGTCTCCAGCACAAAAAATTGCAAGTATTTTACTTGCGCCGGCGTCAAAAATCGCTATTTTAGCGCTCGAAAAATCAAAAAAATAACCAGGGACATTAGACTAATATGGCTGACTTAAATAAAATTATAGAAGATTTATCAAGTTTGACTGTTGTAGAAGCAGCTGAACTTTCAAAACAACTTGAAGAAAAATGGGGTGTAACAGCAGCAGCAGCAGTTGCAGCAGCACCAGCGGCAGCAGCAGGTGCGGCGCCAGCAGAGGAAAAAGACGATTTTACAATTATGCTTACAGCAGCAGGTGATAAAAAAATAAATGTAATTAAAGAAGTTAGAGCTATCACTGCTCTAGGATTAAAAGAAGCTAAAGATTTAGTCGAAGGAGCACCTAAAGAAGTTAAATCGGGTGTTAACAAAAAAGAGGCTGAGGAAATCAAGCAAAAACTTGAAGCAGCTGGCGCAAAAGTAGAACTTAAGTAATTTAAACAGGATTTTTTGCTGATTTAAATTTTTTAAATCAGTAGGTGTGATGCAGTTATCTTTTACAAAAAAGAAAAACATAAGGAAAAGTTTCGGTAAACTTAAAGAGAGTTTATCTATTCCAAATTTAATTGAGGTTCAAAAAAACTCTTATAAAGAATTAACAGAATTCAAACAAGATGTTGAACAACATTTAATTAAAGGGTTTGATAGAGTTTTTAAAAGCATTTTTCCAATTGAGGATTTAAACGATAAAGCAACATTAGAATATGTTTCATACAAATTAGAAAAACCAAAATTTGATGTTGAGGAATGTATAACAAGAGGCTTAACTTATTCTGCAGCTCTTAAATGTACATTAAGGTTAGTTGTTTATGAAATAGATCAGGAAAATAATACTAAAGATATTTTATCAGCAAAAGAACAAGAAGTTTATATGGGCGAGGTTCCAATGATGACTAACAGTGGAACTTTTATAACTAATGGGGTTCAAAGAGTTGTTGTAAATCAAATGCATAGAAGCCCAGGCGTATTTTTTGATCATGATAAAGGTAAATCTCATGCAAGTGGAAAACTGTTATTTAATTGCAGAGTAATACCTAACAGAGGTTCTTGGCTAGACTTTGAATATGATGTTAAAGACTTTCTTTATTTTAGAATTGATAGAAAGAAGAAAATTTTAGTATCAACTTTACTTCAGGCACTTGGATTTTCAAAGAACGATATAGTCAACGAATTTTATGAAAGAGATATTTACAATTTTGATGAAAAACTAAATAAATGGAAAACTAAATTTGATCCTGAAAATTACAAATCCAAAAATTTTTCAGAGGAAGTAATAGATGCCAAAAATAATAAAGTTGTTGTCAAACAAGGTGAAAAAATTAATTTTTTAACTGCAAAAAAACTTTCAAACGATGGACTAAAAGAAATATTTGTATCTAGCGAGTCTTTATTTGGAAAGTTTCTTCATAAAGATATCAAAATAGGTGAAGATGTATTTAAAATAGGTACGGAGTTAAATGATACTATTGTTCAAAAAATAATTGAAGCAAACATCAAATCTGTCGAAATTTCTAAAACAAATTCTATTACTAAAGGACCATATTTATTATTGACTTTATTAAATGATAAAAATGAAACTAAAAATGATGCTATCACTGAAATTTATAAGGTTTTAAGACCAGGTGAGCCACCAACTATTGAGATTGCTACTCAGATTTTCAATAACCTATTTTTTAGTTCTGACAGGTATGATTTATCAGATGTTGGTAGGGTAAAAATGAATTCAAGATTAAATCTTAATTGTTCAGATAAAATAACAATTCTTAGAAACGATGACATACTTGCAATTGTTCAAAAAATGTTAGATTTGAGAGATGGAAAGGACGAAATTGACGATATCGATCATCTTGGCAACAGAAGAGTAAGGTCAGTTGGTGAATTAGTTGAAAACCAAGCTCGTATAGGTGTCTATAGAATGGAAAGAGCGATTAAAGAAAAAATGACCACTTTAGATGTTGAGTCTGCAATGCCCCAGGATCTTATAAATGCAAAGCCTTTAACGATTTCTTTAAAAGATTTTTTTGCAACTTCTCAGCTTTCTCAATTTATGGACCAAACAAATCCGTTGTCAGAAATTACTCATAAAAGAAGAGTTTCTGCTTTAGGACCAGGTGGTCTTACAAGAGAAAGAGCGGGATTTGAGGTTCGTGACGTTCATCCAACACATTATGGGAGGATCTGCCCAATTGAAACACCTGAGGGACCAAACATTGGTTTAATTAATAGTCTTTCTACTTATTCAAAAATAAATAAATATGGTTTTATAGAAAGTCCATACAAGAAAGTAGAAAATGGAGTTGTTCAAGATAAAATTGAATACCTGTCTGCAATGGAAGAGACGAAATTTACAATTGCTCAAGCCAATTCTGTTATTGATAAAAACGGTAAATTTAAAGAAGACCTTGTATCTTGTAGAGAAAATCTAAACTTTATTTTATCAAAACCAGAAAATATTGATTACATAGATGTATCGCCAAAACAGTTAGTCTCAGTTGCTGCATCTTTAATTCCATTTTTAGAAAATGATGATGCCAACAGAGCATTAATGGGATCAAACATGATGAGACAGGCTGTGCCTTTATTAAAACCTGAAGCGCCTCTAGTTGGAACTGGTATTGAAAGTGATGTAGCTTTAGACTCTGGTGTTACAATTGTTGCAAGAAGAGATGGAGTTGTTGATAAAATTGATGGAAAAAGAATTGTAATTAAAGCGTCCAATGAAAAAGATTATTCTCAATCAGGTGTTGATATCTATAATTTACAAAAATTTAAAAGATCAAACCAAAATACTTGTATTAATCAAAAGCCGTTAGTTAGAGTCGGTGACAAAGTTAAATCAGGAGATATTATAGCAGATGGACCATCAACTAAAATTGGTGAACTGGCTCTAGGTAAAAATGTTACCGTAGCATTTATGCCATGGCAAGGTTACAATTTTGAAGACTCAATTCTTATTTCTGAGAGATGTGTAACTGATGATGTATTTACCTCAATACATATAGAAGAGTATGAAGTGATGGCTCGTGATACAAAATTAGGTGAAGAAGACATCACAAGAGATATACCGAATGTAAATGAAGAAGCTTTGAAAAATTTAGACGAATCCGGAATTGTTTATATAGGAGCAGAAGTAAAACCAGGAGATATACTAGTTGGAAAAGTAACGCCAAAAGGAGACTCAGCTTCAGGACCTGAAGAAAAGTTATTAAGATCAATATTTGGAGAAAAAGCAATCGATGTTACTGATACATCTTTAAAAATGCCAAGTGGAAGCGGTGGTATTGTTGTAGATGTAAGAGTTTTTAATAGGCATGGTATAGAAAAAGATGAAAGGTCAATTACAATAGAAAGAGCTGAGATAGAAAGCGTTCAAGAAGACAAAAAAGTTGAGGAAGAAATTTTAGAGAGAAGTATTAAACAAAGAGCAGCAACATTTTTAGCGGGCTCTTCATTAGATAAAAGAATAAAAGATCTAGATGCTGGAACTAAATTAGATGATGATAAAATCAATAGTTTATTAATTTCTGATTTATTTAAAATAACTACAAATGATACAAAAAATTCAGACTTATTATTACAGCTTAAAGATCAATATAATAGTGCAAAAAAAGATATTCAGGATCGTTTTGAAGATAAAGTATTAAAAATCAGACAAGGTGATGATTTATTACCAAGCGTCATGAAAATGGTAAAAGTCTTTGTAGCTATCAAAAGAAGACTTAGACCAGGTGATAAAATGTCAGGAAGACATGGCAATAAAGGAGTAGTTAGTAAAATTGTTCCAGTAGAGGATATGCCATATAGAGAAAATGGAAAACCAGTTGATATAGTTTTAAATCCATTAGGAGTACCTAGTAGAATGAATGTAGGTCAAATCTTAGAAACTCATTTAGGATGGTCTTGCACTGAACTTGGTGAAAAATTAAAAAATTTAGTCAACGAAAATCAGAAAAAGATAGAAAAAAATGAAAAAATGAAAACATTTTTGAAATCTGTTTATGGTGATGATGTTTATGAAGAAAACATTGATAAATTATCAAATACAGAATTTAAAGATCTATGTGATAACATTCAAAATGGTGTTCCTATAGCGACACCAGTTTTTGATGGCGCTAAAGAGCAAGATGTAACAAACATGCTAGATCTAGCAGAACTCCCAAACTCTGGACAAACACATTTATGGGATGGAAGAACAGGTGAAAAATTTGATAGACCAGTAACTGTTGGAACAATTTATATGCTCAAGTTACATCACCTTGTTGAAGATAAAATTCATGCAAGATCAACAGGACCATACAGTTTAGTTACTCAACAACCACTTGGCGGAAAAGCACAATTAGGTGGACAGAGATTTGGTGAAATGGAAGTTTGGGCATTAGAAGCATATGGTGCCTCATATACTTTACAAGAAATACTGACAGTAAAATCAGATGATGTTGCTGGTAGAGTAAAAGTTTATGAAACGATAGTTAAAGGTGAAGAAAACTTTGAGTCTGGAATACCAGAATCATTTAACGTTTTAGTAAAAGAAATAAAGTCTTTAGCACTAAATGTGGAGTTAAATTAATATGAGTAAAGAATTAACAGATTTATTTAAAGGGTCTGAAATTTCAGAGGCTCAAAATTTTAATAGTATTAAAATTACACTAGCTAGCCCTGAAAAAATTAAATCTTGGACATATGGTGAGATTAAAAAACCAGAAACAATAAATTATCGAACATTTAGACCAGAAAAAGATGGTTTGTTCTGTGCAAGAATTTTTGGACCAATAAAAGATTATGAATGTTTGTGTGGAAAATACAAACGAATGAAATTTAGAGGAATTATATGTGAGAAATGTGGTGTTGAAGTAACAAAATCAAATGTAAGAAGAGAAAGAATGGGTCACATAAACCTTGCTACCCCTGTTGCTCATATATGGTTTTTAAAATCTCTTCCTAGCAGAATATCATTGGCGATTGATATGAAACTTAAAGAGGTTGAACGGGTTCTTTATTTTGAAAATTTTATAGTTATTGAGCCTGGATTAACTGGATTAAAGAAAAATCAATTACTTGGTGAAGAGGAATTAATAAAATATCAAGATGAATATGGGGAAGAATCTTTTACAGCAGGCATTGGCGCAGAGGCAATTCTTGAAATTTTAAAATCTATTAATCTTGAAGAGGAAAAAAATAATTTAATAAAAACAATAAAAGAGACTAAATCAAAAGTATCAGAGGAAAGATCAATAAAAAGATTAAAGTTAATTGAATCATTTATAGAAACTGGAAATAAGCCTGAATGGATGATTTTAACAACAATTCCAGTTATTCCTCCAGAATTAAGACCTTTAGTACCATTAGATGGTGGCAGATTTGCAACTT
The Candidatus Pelagibacter sp. RS40 DNA segment above includes these coding regions:
- the rplJ gene encoding 50S ribosomal protein L10; this translates as MNKEQKKQYISDMSTQFDKSEAVIVTHYQGLTVSQLDELRKQMREHGIKFKITNNRITKLALEKTRCKDLSDLFSGPTAVAMSEDAITSAKILTKFSKENQNLKILGGIMGSDVLDVAGVQNVATLPSLDEARAKIVGILRSPAQKIASILLAPASKIAILALEKSKK
- the rplA gene encoding 50S ribosomal protein L1 encodes the protein MPSKRFKKLPENTNTLPSESFEKLVSLVKQNCTTKFDESIDLSFQINNKQKKSEINIRTAVNLPGGTGKTVKVAVVCEDNKSQEAKDAGADIVGGDEFVEKIKGGELNFEKLICTPGMMIKLSKLGKVLGPKGLMPNPKLGSVTNDLAKAVSDAKSGQVEIRNDKDGNIGVSIGKKSFDDEKLVKNYNAIIDALEKEKANNTLKGDLVKQAFVTSSMGISYKVKLGKSI
- the rpoB gene encoding DNA-directed RNA polymerase subunit beta, which codes for MQLSFTKKKNIRKSFGKLKESLSIPNLIEVQKNSYKELTEFKQDVEQHLIKGFDRVFKSIFPIEDLNDKATLEYVSYKLEKPKFDVEECITRGLTYSAALKCTLRLVVYEIDQENNTKDILSAKEQEVYMGEVPMMTNSGTFITNGVQRVVVNQMHRSPGVFFDHDKGKSHASGKLLFNCRVIPNRGSWLDFEYDVKDFLYFRIDRKKKILVSTLLQALGFSKNDIVNEFYERDIYNFDEKLNKWKTKFDPENYKSKNFSEEVIDAKNNKVVVKQGEKINFLTAKKLSNDGLKEIFVSSESLFGKFLHKDIKIGEDVFKIGTELNDTIVQKIIEANIKSVEISKTNSITKGPYLLLTLLNDKNETKNDAITEIYKVLRPGEPPTIEIATQIFNNLFFSSDRYDLSDVGRVKMNSRLNLNCSDKITILRNDDILAIVQKMLDLRDGKDEIDDIDHLGNRRVRSVGELVENQARIGVYRMERAIKEKMTTLDVESAMPQDLINAKPLTISLKDFFATSQLSQFMDQTNPLSEITHKRRVSALGPGGLTRERAGFEVRDVHPTHYGRICPIETPEGPNIGLINSLSTYSKINKYGFIESPYKKVENGVVQDKIEYLSAMEETKFTIAQANSVIDKNGKFKEDLVSCRENLNFILSKPENIDYIDVSPKQLVSVAASLIPFLENDDANRALMGSNMMRQAVPLLKPEAPLVGTGIESDVALDSGVTIVARRDGVVDKIDGKRIVIKASNEKDYSQSGVDIYNLQKFKRSNQNTCINQKPLVRVGDKVKSGDIIADGPSTKIGELALGKNVTVAFMPWQGYNFEDSILISERCVTDDVFTSIHIEEYEVMARDTKLGEEDITRDIPNVNEEALKNLDESGIVYIGAEVKPGDILVGKVTPKGDSASGPEEKLLRSIFGEKAIDVTDTSLKMPSGSGGIVVDVRVFNRHGIEKDERSITIERAEIESVQEDKKVEEEILERSIKQRAATFLAGSSLDKRIKDLDAGTKLDDDKINSLLISDLFKITTNDTKNSDLLLQLKDQYNSAKKDIQDRFEDKVLKIRQGDDLLPSVMKMVKVFVAIKRRLRPGDKMSGRHGNKGVVSKIVPVEDMPYRENGKPVDIVLNPLGVPSRMNVGQILETHLGWSCTELGEKLKNLVNENQKKIEKNEKMKTFLKSVYGDDVYEENIDKLSNTEFKDLCDNIQNGVPIATPVFDGAKEQDVTNMLDLAELPNSGQTHLWDGRTGEKFDRPVTVGTIYMLKLHHLVEDKIHARSTGPYSLVTQQPLGGKAQLGGQRFGEMEVWALEAYGASYTLQEILTVKSDDVAGRVKVYETIVKGEENFESGIPESFNVLVKEIKSLALNVELN
- the rplL gene encoding 50S ribosomal protein L7/L12: MADLNKIIEDLSSLTVVEAAELSKQLEEKWGVTAAAAVAAAPAAAAGAAPAEEKDDFTIMLTAAGDKKINVIKEVRAITALGLKEAKDLVEGAPKEVKSGVNKKEAEEIKQKLEAAGAKVELK